A window of Exiguobacterium sp. FSL W8-0210 contains these coding sequences:
- the trpC gene encoding indole-3-glycerol phosphate synthase TrpC has translation MNILDRIIETKRAEVLQLKLTGVERISREALKPSIKQRLAGADLSVIAEIKRASPSKGAIALDVDVVTQAKQYEASGATVISVLTDETYFKGSMDDLAAVAAAVDIPVLCKDFMIDRIQIDRAKAHGARLILLIVAALEQETLADLYAYAYAEGLEVLVEVHDEEELRRAEAIGAQIIGINNRNLKKFEVDLQTSVGLLEQKQSDVRYISESGIKTVEEAQRLHAAGADGILVGETLMRADDPQVFIREVSGVRV, from the coding sequence ATGAATATCTTAGATCGCATCATCGAAACGAAACGAGCAGAAGTCCTGCAATTAAAATTAACTGGTGTCGAACGGATCAGTCGGGAGGCATTGAAGCCGTCGATTAAGCAACGACTAGCGGGAGCGGATTTATCCGTCATCGCGGAAATCAAACGAGCGTCGCCATCAAAAGGTGCCATCGCACTCGACGTCGACGTCGTCACTCAGGCCAAACAATATGAAGCGAGTGGGGCGACTGTCATCTCCGTCTTGACGGACGAGACGTACTTCAAAGGATCGATGGACGATTTAGCGGCAGTCGCTGCAGCAGTCGATATCCCGGTGCTTTGTAAGGATTTCATGATTGATCGGATTCAAATCGACCGGGCAAAAGCACATGGGGCACGGTTGATTCTCTTAATCGTCGCCGCTCTCGAGCAGGAGACGCTTGCTGACTTGTATGCGTATGCTTACGCAGAAGGACTTGAGGTCTTGGTCGAAGTCCATGACGAAGAGGAGTTACGCCGAGCAGAGGCGATTGGTGCGCAAATCATTGGCATCAACAACCGGAACTTGAAAAAGTTCGAAGTTGATTTACAGACATCGGTCGGATTACTCGAACAAAAACAATCGGACGTCCGGTATATCAGTGAGAGTGGCATCAAGACGGTCGAGGAAGCACAGCGATTACACGCTGCCGGTGCAGACGGGATCCTCGTCGGCGAGACGTTGATGCGGGCAGACGATCCGCAAGTCTTCATCCGAGAAGTGAGTGGCGTTCGCGTATGA
- the trpD gene encoding anthranilate phosphoribosyltransferase — translation MKETLLKLAEAKHLRYEEMQQAARELFAEDVTDSEIAAFLVALKAKGETAEELAGLASIMREVALDIPVTGDFMDNCGTGGDGSQSFNISTTAAFVLAGAGIKVAKHGNRSVSSKTGSADVLEALGVSLDATPERLAEQLESNGIAFLFAQRMHPRVKQIMKVRRDLRIPTIFNLIGPLTNPVPLKTQLLGIYREDMLETMALTLHRLGRKRAIVLHGANGMDEASLAGTNQLVLLDEGELIRFSLHPEEVGLKTAPLEAIRGGSAQENAAILLRVLGGEHGAYRDTVLLNAGIALFAANRAKTIEEGIALAADSIDSGRAMERLNQLRQMTREEAIG, via the coding sequence ATGAAAGAGACGTTATTGAAATTAGCAGAAGCAAAACATTTACGATATGAAGAGATGCAACAGGCAGCACGCGAACTATTTGCGGAAGACGTTACCGATAGCGAAATTGCCGCTTTTCTCGTCGCATTGAAAGCAAAAGGAGAGACTGCAGAAGAATTAGCCGGTCTCGCTTCAATCATGCGCGAGGTCGCCCTCGACATTCCGGTCACCGGCGATTTCATGGATAACTGCGGCACTGGAGGCGACGGCTCACAATCGTTCAACATCAGTACGACAGCCGCCTTCGTTCTGGCAGGTGCCGGCATAAAAGTCGCGAAGCACGGGAATCGGAGTGTCTCGAGTAAAACGGGAAGCGCTGATGTGCTCGAAGCACTCGGGGTTTCGCTCGATGCGACACCGGAACGTTTAGCAGAACAGCTCGAGTCGAACGGAATCGCCTTCTTGTTTGCGCAACGGATGCACCCACGCGTCAAGCAAATCATGAAGGTCCGACGCGATCTGCGGATTCCAACGATCTTTAACTTGATCGGGCCGTTGACGAATCCGGTCCCGCTCAAGACACAACTATTAGGAATTTACCGGGAGGATATGCTTGAGACGATGGCGTTGACATTGCATCGACTCGGACGGAAGCGGGCAATCGTCTTACACGGTGCGAATGGAATGGATGAAGCATCCCTTGCCGGAACGAACCAACTCGTCTTACTCGACGAAGGCGAGCTGATCCGCTTCAGTCTTCATCCGGAGGAAGTCGGACTGAAGACCGCACCGCTTGAAGCAATTCGCGGAGGTAGTGCACAAGAGAATGCGGCGATTTTACTCCGTGTTCTTGGTGGAGAGCATGGTGCTTATCGCGACACGGTCCTACTCAATGCCGGAATTGCCCTCTTTGCAGCAAATCGGGCGAAGACGATCGAAGAAGGAATCGCCTTAGCAGCGGATAGCATCGACTCAGGACGGGCGATGGAACGATTGAATCAATTACGACAAATGACACGGGAGGAAGCAATCGGATGA
- the trpE gene encoding anthranilate synthase component I, with protein MVQTDTLIIEQLELNGDEMTPIMIFQQLSGTQKCLLESSAHTDQGRYSIIGVDPVEMIRAEGRTVTREQLTTGRLTQETGDPVRLMQQMILRGGVEEDLPFLAGGIGYVGYDMMRAYETLGDIPERTRQLPDALLAVYDQIILFDHLEHRVHLIQTSLGGITDRDELRQRLAERKAQLEQPRERTDIERPLRDVVYEPLMDQETFEGLVEQAKKHIRQGDVFQLVLSQRLDATFSGDPFQFYRKLRKDNPSPYLFYIDLGEAIVLGASPESLVQVKGNRVTTNPIAGTRRRGKTKEEDERLAEELLHDEKERAEHRMLVDLGRNDLGRICQIGTVEVTRFMQIERFKNVMHLVSVVEGTLADGKTGADALVSCLPAGTVTGAPKIRAMQLIDQYEQVKREVYAGAVGYFDVRGNMDFALAIRTMVIKDGVASVQAGAGIVYDSIPRLEYQETLHKAKSLLEVWK; from the coding sequence GAACACAGAAATGTTTGCTTGAAAGTTCTGCGCATACGGATCAAGGACGGTATTCGATCATCGGTGTTGATCCGGTGGAGATGATTCGCGCAGAGGGACGGACCGTGACGCGGGAACAGTTGACGACAGGTCGATTGACGCAGGAAACGGGTGATCCAGTACGACTGATGCAACAGATGATCCTCCGGGGTGGCGTCGAAGAAGACCTTCCGTTTTTAGCGGGTGGGATCGGATATGTCGGTTACGACATGATGCGCGCATATGAAACGCTTGGTGATATTCCAGAGCGAACGAGACAACTACCGGACGCGCTACTCGCTGTATACGACCAAATCATCCTGTTCGATCATCTCGAACATCGTGTTCATTTGATTCAGACGTCGCTCGGTGGCATCACTGATCGTGATGAATTACGTCAACGTTTAGCAGAACGAAAAGCACAACTTGAGCAACCACGGGAGCGAACGGATATCGAGCGTCCTCTCCGGGATGTCGTCTATGAACCGTTGATGGATCAAGAGACGTTTGAAGGACTCGTCGAACAAGCAAAGAAACATATTCGCCAAGGCGACGTCTTCCAACTCGTTCTCTCACAACGCCTCGATGCGACGTTCTCAGGTGACCCGTTCCAGTTTTACCGGAAGCTCCGCAAGGACAATCCAAGCCCTTATCTCTTCTATATCGACTTAGGCGAAGCGATCGTACTCGGGGCCTCCCCGGAAAGTTTGGTCCAAGTCAAAGGGAATCGAGTGACGACGAATCCGATTGCCGGCACACGCCGCCGGGGGAAGACGAAAGAAGAGGACGAACGACTGGCAGAGGAGTTGCTTCACGATGAGAAGGAACGGGCCGAGCACCGGATGCTTGTCGATCTCGGACGCAACGACCTCGGTCGGATTTGTCAGATTGGTACCGTCGAGGTGACGCGATTCATGCAAATCGAGCGCTTCAAGAACGTCATGCACCTCGTTTCTGTCGTTGAAGGGACGTTAGCAGACGGAAAGACCGGCGCAGACGCACTCGTCTCTTGTCTACCGGCTGGGACGGTCACGGGAGCTCCGAAAATCCGAGCGATGCAGTTGATCGACCAGTACGAACAGGTGAAACGAGAAGTATATGCCGGGGCGGTCGGCTATTTCGATGTTCGAGGGAATATGGATTTTGCCCTCGCGATCCGGACGATGGTGATCAAGGATGGTGTCGCTTCTGTTCAAGCAGGAGCTGGCATCGTCTACGACTCGATTCCACGCCTCGAGTACCAGGAGACGTTACACAAAGCGAAATCACTACTGGAGGTTTGGAAATGA
- a CDS encoding anthranilate synthase component II → MIVLIDNYDSFTYNLYQYASVYTDVHVIRNDAVSIEELREMKPDGIILSPGPGRPADAGICIDLIRQLSGRVPILGVCLGHQAIGEAFGGRVVEAPVIMHGKTSMIRQSGQLFDEMTETLEVMRYHSLIVARNDLPTELVITAETDDRTIMALEHRTHPTFGIQFHPESVGTPQGQQMIKRFIELTKE, encoded by the coding sequence ATGATCGTCCTAATTGATAATTATGATTCCTTTACCTATAACCTATACCAATACGCATCCGTTTATACGGACGTTCACGTCATTCGAAACGATGCGGTCAGCATCGAAGAACTACGCGAGATGAAACCAGACGGCATCATCCTCTCACCCGGTCCCGGTCGCCCGGCTGACGCTGGCATCTGCATCGATCTCATTCGTCAATTATCGGGTCGAGTACCGATTCTCGGTGTCTGTCTCGGACATCAGGCAATCGGCGAAGCATTCGGAGGACGCGTCGTCGAAGCACCAGTCATCATGCACGGGAAGACATCGATGATTCGACAATCGGGACAACTCTTCGACGAAATGACGGAAACGTTAGAGGTCATGCGCTATCATTCGCTGATCGTCGCTCGCAACGACTTACCGACGGAGCTCGTCATCACAGCAGAAACGGATGACCGGACGATCATGGCACTCGAGCACCGGACGCATCCGACGTTCGGAATCCAGTTCCATCCTGAATCTGTCGGAACACCACAAGGACAGCAGATGATTAAACGATTCATTGAATTGACAAAGGAGTGA